CACCGGCAAGATCGGCGGCCGGCCGGTGTGCGTCATGGCGAACGACATGACGGTGAAGGCCGGCACGTGGGGCCGCACGACGATCCAGAAGATCCAGCGTATCCAGGAGATCGCCAGGGACGCCGAGCTCCCGATGCTGTACCTCGTCGATTCCGCGGGCGGCCGCCTGGACGAGCAGTTCGACATCTTCGTGGCACGGAACCACGCCGGGCGCATCTTCCACAACCAGATCCAGATGTCGGGCGTCGTGCCGCAGATCTGCGTCCTGCTGGGGCCCTCGCCCGCCGGCTCGGCCTACATCCCGGCGTTCTGCGACCTGGTCATCATGGTCGACGGGCATGCCTCCGCCTACCTCGGCTCGCCGCGCATGTCGGAGATGGCGACGGGCGAGAAGGTGACCATGGAGGAGATGGGCGGCGCGCGCATGCACTGCAGCGTGAGTGGTCTCGGCGACGTGCTGGCGGCCAGCGAGGAGGAGGCCCTCCAGCTGGTCACCCGGTATCTCACGTACATGCCGCGGAGCTGGCGCGAGGCCCCGCCCGCCGCGGCGCCGGCCGCGCCGGCCGCGGGCCGCCCCATCGACGAGATCGTCCCGGCCGAGCAGAACCGGGTCTTCGACATGTACCAGGTGATCGACCGGCTGGTGGATGAGGGCAGCTTCTTCGAGACGAAGCGGCTCTTCGCCCCCGAGCTCATCACCGGGCTCGCCCGGCTCGACGGCCGGGTCGTCGGCGTGGTCGCCAACCAGCCGAAGGTCAAGGGCGGCGTGCTCTTCAGTGACTCGTCCGACAAGGGCGCGAGGTTCGTCTGGCTCTGCAACGCGTTCAACATCCCGCTGCTGTTCCTGGCCGACGTGCCGGGCTTCATGATCGGCAGCCAGGTCGAGCGGCAGGGGATCATCCGCCACGGCGCGAAGCTCCTCTTCGCCGTGGCCGAGGCCACGGTGCCGAAGATCTCGGTCATCGTGCGCAAGGCCTACGGCGCCGGCTACATGGCGATGTCGGGCGGCTCCTTCCTGCCCGACGCGTGCATCGCCCTGGCCACGGCCAAGCTGGCGATCATGGGTCCGGAGGCGGCGATCAACGCGATTCATCTCAACACGATCCAGTCGCTCGACGGCCCGGAGCGCGAGGCGTTCATCCGCGAGCGCCGCACAGAGTACAACGAGCGGATCGATATCTACCGGATCGCCTCCGAGTTCTTGATCGACGCGGTGGTGCCGGGCCGCGACCTGCGCGAGGAGCTGAGACGGCGCTTCGACGCGTATGCGGCAAAGCCCCGCCGCCCGGTGCGGCGGTGGAACGGGGTCATCCCCGGATGACCCCGGTGACGAGTGAGCGCGAGGTCGTCCTCGCTGTCGACGGCGCCGTCGCCACCCTCACGCTGAACCGGCCCGCCGCCATGAACGCCATGGGCCGGCGCTTTGCCGACGATCTCGAGCGGGCGCTCGCCGAACTGAGGGCGACGCCCGGCATCCGCTCGGTGGTCGTCACCGGCGCCGGCGATCGCGCGTTCTCGGTCGGCGGCGACATCAAGGAGCGCGGGGCCATGAGCCTCGACGAGCGCTGGAGCCATGCCCTCCGCCTGGGGCGCTGCTTCGACGAAATCGAGACCTTCCCGGTGCCCGTCATCGCCGCCATCAACGGCTACGCGCTCGGGGGCGGGATGGAGCTGGCCGTCGCCTGCGACATCCGGCTCGCGTCGGACCGGGCCGAGGTCGGGCTTACCGAGGTGCGGATCGGTGTCTTTCCCGGTGCCGGCGGCCCCGTGCGTCTCACACGCCTCGTGGGCAAGGGCATCGCCAAGCTCGCGCTGTTCAGCGGGCGACGCTTCCCCGCGCGGGACGCCGGCGCCCTCGGGCTCGTGGACGTCGTGGTCCCCCACGACCGGCTGATGGCCGAGGCGCGGGGGCTGGCCGGAGAGATCGCCGCCAACGGTCCCCTCGCCGTCCAGGCGCTCAAGCGTCTGGTCAACGCGTGCTACGAGGCCGACCTCGCCTCGTCGCTGGAGCTGGCCCGCGCGCTGCGCCGCCCGCTCGACCACACCCAGGATATGCTCGAGGGGGTCCGCGCGTTCGAGGAGAAGCGGGCCCCGCGCTTCGAGGGCCGCTGACGGTGGATTTCGAGCTCGACGAGGCGCAGCGGGCGGTTCAGCAGGGCGTGCGCCAGGTCGCGCGCGCGTTCGACCTCGACTACTGGCGCGAGGTGGACGCGCGTCACCGCTTTCCCGAGGAGTTCTGGCGCGCCCTCGCGGATGGCGGCTGGCTCGGCATCGTGATCCCGCCCGAGTACGGAGGCAGTGGCCTGGGGACGCTCGAGCTCGCCCTCGCCATCGAGGAGGTGGCCGCGTCAGGAGCGGGCGCCGCCGCCGGCTTCCTCTTCATCCTGAACTCCGTCTTCGGGGCCGTCACCATCGTGAAGCACGGGAGCCTGGAGCAGAAGCGCCGGTACCTGCCCGGCCTCGCCAACGGCACGCTGGAGTTCTGCATGGCGCTCACCGAGCCGGACGCCGGGACCAACACGTCGCGCCTCACCACGACCGCCCGGCGGGACGGCGACGGATGGCTGGTCAACGGCCAGAAGGTGTTCATCTCGGGTGCCGACCGGGCGGGGGGCATGCTGCTCGTCGCGCGCACGGCCTCGCCGGAAGGCGACGGGAGCTGGACCCGCGGACTGAGCCTCTTCCTGCTCGATCCCCGGAGCCCCGGCATCGACATCCGGCCGATCGAGAAGCTGGGCATCCACATGTCCTCCACCAGCTTCATCCACTTCGATCAGGTCCGCCTTCCCGCCTCGGCGCTCGTCGGCGAGGAGGGGCGGGGCTGGCGCATGCTGCTCGACACCCTGAATCCCGAACGGATCGCGACGACGGCGACGTGCGTGGGGACGGGGGACCTCGTGCTGCGCCTGGCTGTGGACTATGCCCGCGAGCGGAAGGTCTTCGGCGCGCCGATCGGAACGCATCAGGGCCTGGCGTTTCCGCTCGCGCAGTACAAGGCGCAGCTCGAGCTCGCGCGGCTCATGAACTACCGGGCCGCGTGGGCGTTCGACCGCGGGTTGCCGTGCGGCGCCGACACCAACATGGCCAAGTACGTCGCCGCCGACGCCGCCTTCCGCGCCGCGGACCAGGCGATGCAGGTTCACGGCGGCTACGGGTACACGACCGAGTATCACATCGAGCGGTACTGGCGGGACCTGCGACTCTTCCGCACCGCTCCCGTCTCCCAGGAGATGACGCTCAACTACATCGCCGAGCACGTGCTCGGCCTCCCGAAGTCCTATGGCGGCTGAGCGACTCGAGGAGGGGCGCATGATCCGGCGCGGCGTGATCGCCACGGGGCACGGAGCGTAGCCGTGGGCAGCTACGCGGGGCAGGTGGCCATCGTGGGGGTCGGGGAGACCCCGGTCGGCAAGGTCCCGGGCCGCAGCGCGCTCTGGTTCAACGCCGAGGCCACCCGCCTGGCGCTCGCGGATGCGGGCATCGACAAGCGCCAGGTCGACGGCCTGCTCACGTGTCCCAGCTTCGTCGCGCCGTTCCACCGCATGAGCGTGGCGGTGAGCGAGTACCTCGGCATCCAGCCCACCTTCTCGAACACGGTGAACGTCTCCGGAGCGTCGGCGGCGGCCTCCATCAGCCTGGCGGCGGCGGCCATCCACGCCGGCCTCGCCGAGACCGTCGTCGTCTGCTGCGGCGACAACATGCTGTCGGGCATGACGCGGGACCTCGCCGTGAAGGCGCTGATCGAGAGCCGCGACCCCCAGTACGAGGCGCCGTTCGGGCTCCTGGTGGCCACCACCTTCGCGCTGACCGCCCAGCGTCACATGGCGGAGTACGGCACGACGCGCGAGCAGCTCGCGCGCGTGGCGGTGATCACCCGGGAGCACGCGCGGCGCAAGCCCGGCGCCCACATGACGGCGCCCCTCACCGTCGACGACGTGATCGCGTCCAAGCCCATCACGACGCCGTACCACATGCTCGACTGCGCGCTGATCAGCGACGGGGGCGCCGCCCTCGTGCTGACCGCCGCCGAGCGGGCGCGCGACCTGCGCAGGGAGCCGGTCTACCTCCTCGGCGCCGGGGAGAGCTACACGCAGGAGCACATCTTCTGCGCCGAGTCGATCACGACCACCGGGGCCCGCATCTCCAGCGGCAAGGCCTACGCCATGGCCGGGGTGGGCCCCGGGGACATCGACGTGGCGGGCATCTACGACTGTTTCACGGGCACCGTGATCATGATGCTGGAGGACCTCGGCTTCTGCCGGAAGGGCGAGGGCGGGCCGTTCGTGGAGGCCGGGCACATCACCTTCGGGGGCCGGATCCCCATCAACACCCACGGCGGGATGCTCTCGTACGCGCATCCCGGTCTCCCGGGCGGCTTCTTCCACATCGTGGAGATGGTGCGGCAGCTCCGGGGCGAGGCGGACGGTCGTCAGGTGGAGGGGGCGGAGCTCGCGCTCTGCCACAGCCTGGGCGGCGGCTTCGCCACGAACGCGACCATCATCCTCGGCACGGAGCCCCGCGCATGAGCGCCGGGAAGCCGCTGCCGCGCATCGACGACGACACCCGCGCGTACTGGGCCGGGCTCGCGCGCGGCGAGCTGCTGCTCCAGCACTGCCGGGACTGCGGGTACGTGCAGTTCTACCAGCGCGCGCTCTGCGGCCGGTGCCTCGGCGCGGGCCTGGAGCACCGGCCGGCGAGCGGCCGCGGGACCATCTACAGCTTCAGCACCGTGTATCGGCCGCCGTCGCCGGAGTTCAAGGACGACGTGCCGTACACGGTGGTGCTCGTCGAGCTCGCGGAGGGGCCGCGGATGATCAGCACGCTTGTCGATGCCCCCCCCGAGACGGTCGGGCTCGGCCAGGCGGTGGAGGTCGTCTTCGATACCATCACGCCGGAGGTGGCGCTCCCGCGTTTCCGGCGCGTGGACTGACCGTGCACGTGAAGCGTGCGGCGGGGGCGTGAGGCGTGACCGGCGGGGCTCATAGGAGATCGCAGGGCATGGACGAGAGGTTCTGGCACGAGATCGAGGGACAGCCGTGGGCGGAGGTGCAGGCGATCCAGGAGGCGGCGCTGCGGCGGCAGCTCGGGTACCTGGAGGGGACTTCCGCGTTCTACCGCGACAAGCTGCGCGCGGCCGGTGTGCAGTTCGACGCCGTCAAGACCGCCGCCGATCTTGCGCGCGTGCCGCTCACGCTGAAGACGGAGCTGCGCGAGAGCCTGGCGGCCCAGCCG
This Candidatus Rokuibacteriota bacterium DNA region includes the following protein-coding sequences:
- a CDS encoding acyl-CoA carboxylase subunit beta gives rise to the protein MSLDEELVRRLEAVRQGGRPEYHAKLRAEDKLFVRERLDRLLDPDSMVEEGALARCADDGLPADAVVTVTGKIGGRPVCVMANDMTVKAGTWGRTTIQKIQRIQEIARDAELPMLYLVDSAGGRLDEQFDIFVARNHAGRIFHNQIQMSGVVPQICVLLGPSPAGSAYIPAFCDLVIMVDGHASAYLGSPRMSEMATGEKVTMEEMGGARMHCSVSGLGDVLAASEEEALQLVTRYLTYMPRSWREAPPAAAPAAPAAGRPIDEIVPAEQNRVFDMYQVIDRLVDEGSFFETKRLFAPELITGLARLDGRVVGVVANQPKVKGGVLFSDSSDKGARFVWLCNAFNIPLLFLADVPGFMIGSQVERQGIIRHGAKLLFAVAEATVPKISVIVRKAYGAGYMAMSGGSFLPDACIALATAKLAIMGPEAAINAIHLNTIQSLDGPEREAFIRERRTEYNERIDIYRIASEFLIDAVVPGRDLREELRRRFDAYAAKPRRPVRRWNGVIPG
- a CDS encoding OB-fold domain-containing protein, which produces MSAGKPLPRIDDDTRAYWAGLARGELLLQHCRDCGYVQFYQRALCGRCLGAGLEHRPASGRGTIYSFSTVYRPPSPEFKDDVPYTVVLVELAEGPRMISTLVDAPPETVGLGQAVEVVFDTITPEVALPRFRRVD
- a CDS encoding thiolase; the encoded protein is MGSYAGQVAIVGVGETPVGKVPGRSALWFNAEATRLALADAGIDKRQVDGLLTCPSFVAPFHRMSVAVSEYLGIQPTFSNTVNVSGASAAASISLAAAAIHAGLAETVVVCCGDNMLSGMTRDLAVKALIESRDPQYEAPFGLLVATTFALTAQRHMAEYGTTREQLARVAVITREHARRKPGAHMTAPLTVDDVIASKPITTPYHMLDCALISDGGAALVLTAAERARDLRREPVYLLGAGESYTQEHIFCAESITTTGARISSGKAYAMAGVGPGDIDVAGIYDCFTGTVIMMLEDLGFCRKGEGGPFVEAGHITFGGRIPINTHGGMLSYAHPGLPGGFFHIVEMVRQLRGEADGRQVEGAELALCHSLGGGFATNATIILGTEPRA
- a CDS encoding enoyl-CoA hydratase-related protein codes for the protein MTSEREVVLAVDGAVATLTLNRPAAMNAMGRRFADDLERALAELRATPGIRSVVVTGAGDRAFSVGGDIKERGAMSLDERWSHALRLGRCFDEIETFPVPVIAAINGYALGGGMELAVACDIRLASDRAEVGLTEVRIGVFPGAGGPVRLTRLVGKGIAKLALFSGRRFPARDAGALGLVDVVVPHDRLMAEARGLAGEIAANGPLAVQALKRLVNACYEADLASSLELARALRRPLDHTQDMLEGVRAFEEKRAPRFEGR
- a CDS encoding acyl-CoA dehydrogenase family protein, which encodes MDFELDEAQRAVQQGVRQVARAFDLDYWREVDARHRFPEEFWRALADGGWLGIVIPPEYGGSGLGTLELALAIEEVAASGAGAAAGFLFILNSVFGAVTIVKHGSLEQKRRYLPGLANGTLEFCMALTEPDAGTNTSRLTTTARRDGDGWLVNGQKVFISGADRAGGMLLVARTASPEGDGSWTRGLSLFLLDPRSPGIDIRPIEKLGIHMSSTSFIHFDQVRLPASALVGEEGRGWRMLLDTLNPERIATTATCVGTGDLVLRLAVDYARERKVFGAPIGTHQGLAFPLAQYKAQLELARLMNYRAAWAFDRGLPCGADTNMAKYVAADAAFRAADQAMQVHGGYGYTTEYHIERYWRDLRLFRTAPVSQEMTLNYIAEHVLGLPKSYGG